The Argentina anserina chromosome 3, drPotAnse1.1, whole genome shotgun sequence genome includes a region encoding these proteins:
- the LOC126785760 gene encoding ATP-dependent zinc metalloprotease FTSH 12, chloroplastic has protein sequence MDLKLPSKPNPLLCSSTPFTPKTLLFKLPTSQRPNFPPKNSTFRVKASSDPNGADGFSFRRLTRSIRRGSEQFWSSFGDSLKKETGFDLKEVNVKAGECLGQAGTELERFRTELVPEFVRWNQWEQWKDVKTWEPKRFAALVIYVLVAVVSCRRIYVAVRAPSRDRLRKELTEAYMEAVIPDPSPSNVRKLKKSMWRKTTPKGLRMKKFIEGPDGTLVHDSSYVGEDAWDDELEMPQDSVKQFIDSDVKLNPEEKKELKEDLGISGQSQEDTGTWRARLKKWKEILQKEKLIQQLDSVNSKYVVEFDMKEVENSLRKDVVEKQTETQGTRALWIAKRWWLYRPKLPYTYFLQKLDSSEVAAVVFTEDLKRVYVTMKEGFPLEYVVDIPLDPYLFENISSSGAEIDLLQKRQIHYFMKVVIAFVPGLLILWLIRESVMLLHITSKRFLYKKNNQLFDMAYAENFILPVGDVGETKSMSKEVVLGGDVWDLLDELMIYMGNPMQYYERDVKFVRGVLLSGPPGTGKTLFARTLAKESGLPFVFASGAEFTDSEKSGAAKINEMFSIARRNAPCFVFVDEIDAIAGRHARQDPRRRATFEALIAQLDGEKEKTGVDRFSLRQAVIFICATNRPDELDLEFVRSGRIDRRLYIGLPDAKQRVQIFKVHSVGKKLAKDVDFGKVVFRTVGFSGADIRNLVNEAAIMSVRKGRSEIYQEDIVDVLDKQLLEGMGVLLTEEEQRKCEQSVSSEKKKLLAVHEAGHILLAHLFPQFDWHAFSQLLPGGKETAVSVFYPREDMVDQGYTTFGYMKMQMVVAHGGRCAERVVYGDDITDGGTDDLEKLTKIAREMVISPQNSRLGLTALTKRIGLMDRPDSPDGELIRYRWEDPNVIPANMTLEVSELFTRELTRYIEETEELAMNGLRNNRHILDMIADELFEKSRITGLEVIEKMKDLSPVMFEDFVKPYQINLEQDGPLPHNDKLRYQPLDIYPAPLHRC, from the exons ATGGACCTGAAACTCCCCTCCAAGCCAAACCCACTTCTCTGTTCTTCAACCCCATTCACCCCCAAAACCCTTCTCTTCAAACTCCCCACATCCCAAAGACCCAATTTCCCCCCTAAAAATTCAACCTTTCGTGTTAAAGCCTCCTCAGACCCAAATGGGGCTGATGGGTTTTCCTTTCGGAGGCTCACTCGGTCCATACGCCGCGGCTCGGAGCAGTTCTGGTCCAGTTTTGGTGATTCATTGAAGAAGGAGACCGGGTTTGATTTGAAGGAGGTGAATGTGAAGGCGGGGGAGTGTTTGGGGCAAGCTGGGACTGAGTTGGAGCGGTTTAGGACCGAGTTGGTGCCCGAGTTTGTGAGGTGGAATCAGTGGGAACAATGGAAG GATGTGAAGACCTGGGAACCTAAGAGATTTGCTGCATTGGTTATCTATGTTTTAGTTGCTGTAGTTTCGTGTCGAAGAATATATGTAGCAGTTCGAGCTCCTAGCCGTGATCGTTTGAGGAAGGAGTTGACAGAGGCTTATATGGAGGCAGTGATTCCGGATCCTTCTCCTAGTAATGTTAGAAA GCTGAAGAAGAGTATGTGGAGGAAGACGACACCCAAAGGCCTGAGAATGAAGAAGTTTATCGAAGGACCTGATGGAACTCTTGTTCATGATAGTTCTTATGTGGGAGAGGATGCATGGGATGATGAACTGGAGATGCCTCAGGACAGTGTGAAACAATTTATTGATAGTGATGTGAAATTAAATccagaagaaaagaaggaattgaAAGAAGACCTGGGAATTTCTG GTCAATCTCAAGAGGATACTGGAACATGGCGTGCAAGACTTAAGAAATGGAAGGAAATCCTCCAAAAAGAAAAGTTAATACAGCAGTTGGATTCTGTAAATTCCAAGtatgtagttgaatttgacatgaaagagGTTGAAAACAGTCTCCGCAAAGATGTAGTGGAGAAGCAAACAGAGACACAAGGAACAAGGGCGTTATGGATAGCTAAAAGATGGTGGCTTTATCGTCCTAAACTTCCTTATACATACTTTCTTCAAAAGCTTGACAGCTCTGAG GTTGCTGCTGTTGTATTCACAGAAGACCTAAAAAGAGTATATGTTACTATGAAAGAAGGTTTTCCATTAGAATATGTT GTTGATATCCCCCTTGATCCATATCTGTTTGAGAATATCTCAAGTTCTGGAGCTGAAATTGATCTTCTTCAGAAACGCCAGATCCACTACTTTATGAAGGTTGTGATTGCATTTGTGCCTGGGTTACTCATTCTCTGGCTAATACGGGAGTCTGTGATGCTTTTGCACATTACTTCTAAGCGTTTCCTCTACAAAAAGAACAATCAACTTTTTGATATGGCATATGCAGAGAATTTTATCCTG CCTGTCGGAGATGTAGGGGAAACAAAATCCATGTCCAAGGAAGTTGTGTTAGGAGGCGATGTTTGGGATCTTCTTGATGAGCTGATGATTTATATGGGAAATCCAATGCAATACTATGAAAGGGATGTGAAGTTTGTCAGG GGTGTTCTTCTGTCTGGGCCTCCTGGAACTGGCAAAACCCTTTTTGCAAGGACACTTGCAAAGGAAAGCGGGTTGCCCTTTGTTTTCGCTTCGGGTGCTGAGTTCACTGATAGTGAAAAAAGTGGTGCTGCAAAAATCAATGAGATGTTTTCTATTGCAAGGAGAAAT GCTCCTTGCTTTGTATTTGTGGATGAAATCGATGCTATAGCTGGAAGGCATGCAAGACAGGATCCTAGAAGAAGAGCAACATTTGAGGCTTTGATTGCACAGCTCGATGGGGA GAAGGAAAAAACTGGCGTTGATCGCTTCTCTCTCAGACAAGCTGTGATATTTATCTGTGCCACCAACAGGCCTGATGAATTAGACCTTGAATTTGTTCGATCTGGACGTATTGACCGTCGTCTGTACATTGGTTTGCCTGATGCAAAGCAACGAGTGCAAATTTTTAAAGTGCACAGCGTGGGTAAAAAACTTGCAAAAGATGTCGACTTTGGGAAA GTTGTCTTCCGTACAGTTGGTTTTTCTGGGGCAGATATTCGAAATCTTGTAAATGAAGCGGCAATTATGTCA GTGAGGAAAGGACGTTCAGAGATATATCAGGAAGACATAGTGGATGTATTAGATAAACAATTGCTCGAGGGCATGGGTGTACTTTTGACTGAGGAAGAGCAGCGTAAATGCGAACAAAGT GTGTCTTCTGAAAAGAAGAAACTGCTGGCTGTTCATGAAGCTGGTCACATTCTATTAGCTCATCTGTTTCCTCAATTTGACTGGCATGCGTTTTCCCAACTTCTGCCTGGTGGAAAG GAAACTGCAGTCTCTGTTTTCTACCCCCGAGAAGATATGGTTGACCAAGGTTATACAACCTTTGGCTACATGAAGATGCAAATGGTGGTAGCTCATGGTGGGCGTTGTGCTGAACGTGTTGTGTACGGTGATGATATAACTGATGGTGGAACAGATGATCTGGAAAAGCTGACAAAG ATTGCTCGAGAGATGGTAATTAGCCCTCAAAACTCAAGATTGGGGCTTACTGCTCTAACAAAAAGAATTGGACTGATGGATCGACCAGATAGTCCAGATGGCGAGTTGATAAGATACAGG TGGGAGGACCCCAATGTGATTCCAGCCAATATGACTCTTGAAGTGTCTGAGCTATTTACCCGAGAGTTGACAAGG TACATTGAGGAAACAGAAGAACTTGCAATGAATGGTCTGAGAAACAACAGACACATTCTGGACATGATTGCTGACGAACTATTTGAGAAGTCAAGGATTACTGGATTG GAGGTTATAGAGAAAATGAAGGACCTTTCTCCAGTCATGTTCGAGGATTTTGTAAAGCCATATCAGATAAACTTGGAACAG GATGGACCGTTGCCACACAATGATAAGTTGCGATATCAACCATTGGACATTTATCCTGCACCACTGCATAGATGTTAA